A single window of Magnetococcus marinus MC-1 DNA harbors:
- a CDS encoding amidohydrolase family protein encodes MDLYVRNAKHPDLGLVNLIIQKGIITEMRGNLSQPKEIRTTLDATGQLILPGLVNAHTHAAMTLFRGYGDDMPLMAWLEQRIWPAEAKLTEEDVYWGTKLACYEMIRSGTLHFQDMYWHFHGVAQAVEDSGIRAGVGAIFIDVAGAEQATQFKQQAQTLLEERNRYSDRVEYVLTPHAIYTVSPATLRWIANFSEQHQLPVHIHLSETQHEVESCLQQHGVRPAQHLHNQGLLTPRTFLAHCVHLDDTEWDLIAQSGATVVTNPVSNMKLAVGGVFPLHKVLARNIPVALGTDGTASNNSLDLFQEMKVLALIQKHQQMDPTAAPAQQVWEIASGKQTPLYGQHGRLEIGSRADFILLDLGDTETTPHHCLTSNLVYAATGHQVRSAVVAGRVVMYERVIEGEAEAKKQVEARAHRLCRNG; translated from the coding sequence ATGGATCTCTACGTTCGCAACGCTAAACACCCGGATCTCGGGTTGGTAAACCTCATCATCCAAAAGGGTATCATTACCGAAATGCGTGGCAATCTCTCCCAGCCTAAAGAGATTCGTACCACACTGGATGCCACCGGCCAGCTTATTCTACCGGGCCTCGTTAATGCGCACACCCACGCCGCCATGACACTCTTTCGCGGCTATGGCGATGATATGCCCCTCATGGCTTGGCTAGAGCAGCGTATTTGGCCCGCCGAAGCCAAGCTGACTGAAGAAGATGTCTACTGGGGAACCAAACTGGCCTGCTATGAGATGATCCGCTCTGGCACCCTGCATTTTCAAGATATGTACTGGCACTTTCACGGGGTGGCGCAGGCCGTAGAAGATAGCGGTATACGCGCAGGGGTTGGTGCGATCTTTATTGATGTCGCCGGTGCCGAGCAGGCCACACAATTTAAACAGCAGGCGCAAACCCTGCTGGAAGAGCGCAACCGCTACTCGGACCGCGTGGAGTATGTGCTTACCCCCCACGCCATTTATACCGTCAGCCCCGCAACCCTGCGCTGGATCGCCAATTTCTCAGAACAGCATCAGTTGCCCGTTCACATTCATCTCTCCGAAACCCAACATGAGGTAGAGAGCTGCCTACAGCAACATGGCGTGCGTCCAGCACAACACCTGCATAACCAGGGCCTGCTTACCCCACGCACCTTTTTAGCCCATTGTGTGCACTTGGATGATACCGAATGGGATCTCATCGCCCAAAGTGGGGCCACCGTCGTCACCAATCCTGTCTCAAATATGAAGCTCGCAGTGGGTGGGGTGTTCCCTCTGCATAAAGTACTGGCCCGTAACATTCCCGTTGCACTGGGCACCGATGGCACCGCATCCAATAACAGTTTGGATCTTTTCCAAGAGATGAAAGTCTTAGCCCTTATCCAGAAGCACCAGCAGATGGATCCGACCGCAGCCCCTGCCCAACAGGTGTGGGAGATTGCCAGTGGCAAACAGACCCCCCTCTATGGGCAACATGGACGGCTAGAGATTGGCAGCCGGGCCGATTTTATTCTGCTCGATCTTGGGGATACTGAAACCACCCCCCACCACTGCCTTACCTCCAACCTCGTCTACGCGGCCACGGGGCATCAGGTACGTAGTGCTGTGGTCGCAGGTCGGGTGGTGATGTATGAACGTGTGATCGAGGGCGAGGCCGAAGCGAAAAAACAGGTCGAGGCCCGCGCCCATAGGCTCTGTCGCAACGGTTAA
- a CDS encoding tetratricopeptide repeat protein produces MLKTETRITLTLTSKGDALEFSWLHENAALGSKHKLTAEMLQPLHAALSGYWQAYARATTPLLLQEAALQAASRELHALFIAPVWPELTGLLPMDGEPPLLLSIRCNTPQPLSWPFELIMLEDAPETPLGLRQDLYIRRLPAGSRDSVRCCTTLPPAPLRSFFIAHANANAAALAEQEGTYLQTIAQAMAVHHHEIIPRVGDAILMNDLRQAIHQFQPHIIHLNGALVMDEQEGPVILFDGPKGAPQQVTASQFEEEILRNSGAQAVVISARINRSGESPMAAIHAFAHQLSAVSGCFVLTCAKTMASAGASAFFTPLYAALAAGKSLDHALTRGCLESQQSDDLSGHFNAGAPVLYGENARSLLINNAADAPRIHPEPLQEHFPVPDQAIFKVPQPFTGRRMERMAHEEALHSGATQALLLYGPEGVGKSALGALFAWSLSRGQHIPIVLNGSPANPITVHRLVEAVAQVLLHHGLHEEHELLDSEQLTLESRLSFLVELLNRRLCAVILLDGLDHSMNNATGTFADPLLKKWLSTLLVRLSGVSRLILTSRIKPQWEAAVLPHTAVILTLESVPKADYLKGFFNHAGLIKRLAAGDLTWPLVEQLYGLFLATFAPVRLLLNWADTLPADALAECCQEILAHDQVPLDPYSNHAPGSDASGQALMRQILQSVTEEEALGWQTWAVTRVWLPLSSLETLCELPVEHLSATLNRWVELGVAQSLPGTDTSDPLYRLTPFVREALQSKALCVNKEVCQRQHLRMGEILKSLILSDRSGQVGSSWFDLLLEAREHFFQGGDIAAYFEFSESVGTALARHGHIEAAIRLHMDARERSGQPAPMVSIARLYLETNRPDEARTWLERAVEASTGGKHPTVEGAALQTMAAMAMSERHVKQARVWLEQALAVQHQHHDAAGEAASLNQLANITLAEGDLAQGMTHLQAALPLWKKAGNRVNRAATLHQLGILFLQSGDMTEALKHLEKGLALYRLLGNGQDLGMLLSQLGGIYFQKQSSDTAKAYFEEAMEYLEQEPVLAPQLSFVLHQLATIHLNSGALKEAELHLKKALLLKQKLDDRRGEAAAFFQLGRLAKEKDKVEEAMRLIGISYHIDVEIGNPDAHQELEVFNFIAQSIEMPEYEAEMIMQEAWELYSKDRGHSLIAEIFPVPKTIPIKMMS; encoded by the coding sequence ATGTTAAAGACAGAAACCCGAATCACACTAACGCTGACCTCAAAAGGGGATGCGCTGGAATTTTCGTGGCTTCATGAAAATGCCGCACTGGGCAGCAAGCACAAGCTCACCGCAGAGATGCTACAGCCCCTGCATGCAGCTTTGAGCGGCTACTGGCAAGCTTACGCCCGCGCCACCACCCCTCTCTTGCTCCAAGAGGCCGCACTGCAAGCGGCCAGTCGCGAATTGCATGCGCTCTTTATCGCTCCCGTTTGGCCTGAGTTGACCGGGCTGTTGCCCATGGATGGTGAGCCCCCGCTTTTGCTCAGCATCCGCTGCAACACCCCACAGCCGCTGAGCTGGCCCTTTGAGCTGATCATGTTGGAGGATGCCCCGGAAACGCCGCTGGGATTGCGTCAGGATCTTTATATACGCCGCCTACCTGCGGGCAGCCGGGATTCGGTGCGCTGTTGTACCACCCTGCCCCCGGCACCCTTGCGCAGTTTTTTTATCGCCCACGCCAACGCCAATGCGGCTGCTTTGGCAGAGCAAGAGGGAACCTATCTACAGACCATCGCTCAGGCGATGGCAGTGCATCATCACGAGATCATCCCCCGCGTGGGGGATGCCATTCTCATGAATGATCTGCGCCAAGCGATACACCAATTTCAGCCCCATATCATCCACCTAAACGGCGCACTGGTGATGGATGAACAGGAGGGGCCGGTAATCCTTTTTGATGGCCCTAAAGGGGCACCCCAACAGGTGACAGCCAGCCAGTTTGAAGAGGAGATTTTGCGCAACAGTGGTGCCCAAGCGGTGGTGATCTCGGCCCGCATCAACCGCAGTGGGGAGAGCCCCATGGCTGCCATCCACGCCTTTGCCCATCAGTTAAGCGCGGTGAGCGGCTGTTTTGTGCTAACCTGCGCTAAAACCATGGCATCGGCGGGGGCTTCTGCCTTTTTCACCCCCTTGTATGCCGCTTTGGCGGCGGGCAAATCCCTGGATCACGCTCTAACCCGTGGCTGCCTGGAGAGCCAGCAGAGCGACGACTTGAGCGGCCACTTTAATGCAGGCGCACCCGTGCTCTATGGTGAAAATGCCCGTTCCTTGTTAATCAACAATGCCGCCGATGCCCCGCGCATTCATCCAGAGCCGCTACAGGAACATTTTCCCGTTCCCGATCAAGCGATTTTTAAAGTACCCCAGCCCTTCACCGGGCGGCGTATGGAGCGCATGGCTCATGAGGAGGCACTGCACAGTGGTGCCACCCAAGCCCTGCTGCTCTATGGACCCGAAGGGGTGGGTAAGAGCGCCCTGGGAGCACTGTTTGCTTGGAGCCTCTCTCGTGGCCAACATATCCCCATTGTGCTGAATGGCTCCCCAGCCAACCCTATTACGGTGCATCGGTTGGTCGAGGCGGTAGCCCAGGTGTTATTACACCATGGTCTGCATGAAGAGCATGAGCTGCTGGATAGCGAACAGCTCACTTTGGAGAGCCGCTTGAGCTTTTTGGTGGAGTTGCTTAACCGGCGTCTCTGCGCCGTGATCCTGTTGGATGGCCTGGATCACTCCATGAACAATGCAACCGGCACCTTTGCAGACCCCTTACTGAAAAAATGGCTCTCGACCCTACTGGTGCGCCTGAGTGGTGTTTCACGCTTGATCCTCACCAGCCGCATCAAACCCCAATGGGAGGCGGCGGTGCTGCCCCATACGGCGGTTATCCTTACTCTGGAGAGCGTGCCAAAAGCTGACTATTTAAAGGGCTTCTTTAACCATGCGGGTCTCATTAAGCGGCTGGCGGCGGGGGATCTGACATGGCCCCTCGTTGAACAGCTTTATGGGCTGTTTCTGGCCACCTTCGCGCCGGTGCGGCTGCTGCTTAATTGGGCCGATACCCTGCCCGCCGATGCACTGGCAGAGTGCTGTCAGGAAATTTTAGCCCATGACCAAGTACCCCTTGATCCCTACAGCAACCACGCCCCCGGCAGTGATGCCAGCGGTCAAGCTCTCATGCGTCAGATTTTGCAGAGCGTGACCGAGGAAGAGGCTCTTGGTTGGCAAACCTGGGCCGTTACTCGGGTTTGGTTACCCCTCTCCAGTCTGGAAACGTTGTGCGAACTACCCGTGGAGCATCTTAGCGCCACCCTTAACCGCTGGGTTGAGCTCGGGGTAGCCCAATCCCTCCCGGGTACCGATACCAGCGACCCGCTCTATCGCCTAACCCCTTTTGTGCGCGAAGCGTTGCAATCCAAGGCACTGTGCGTCAACAAAGAGGTGTGCCAACGCCAACATTTGCGCATGGGGGAGATCCTTAAAAGCCTTATCCTGAGCGACCGTAGCGGGCAGGTTGGCAGCAGTTGGTTTGACCTGTTGCTGGAGGCTCGCGAGCACTTTTTCCAGGGGGGGGATATTGCCGCCTATTTTGAATTTTCTGAATCGGTTGGCACCGCACTGGCTCGCCACGGGCATATTGAAGCGGCCATTCGTTTGCACATGGATGCCCGTGAACGCAGTGGGCAACCCGCCCCCATGGTCTCTATCGCTCGTCTCTATCTGGAGACCAACCGCCCCGATGAAGCCCGTACCTGGCTGGAACGCGCGGTAGAGGCCTCTACGGGGGGGAAACATCCCACGGTCGAGGGGGCCGCCCTACAAACCATGGCGGCCATGGCGATGTCGGAGCGCCATGTCAAACAGGCACGGGTCTGGCTGGAACAGGCCCTCGCCGTCCAGCACCAGCACCACGATGCCGCTGGTGAGGCCGCCAGCCTCAACCAACTGGCCAACATAACCTTGGCTGAAGGAGATTTGGCGCAAGGCATGACCCATTTGCAAGCAGCCTTGCCCTTGTGGAAAAAGGCTGGCAATCGGGTTAACCGCGCCGCCACCTTGCACCAGTTGGGCATCCTCTTTCTGCAAAGTGGGGATATGACCGAGGCTTTAAAACATCTGGAAAAGGGGTTGGCACTCTACCGCCTGCTGGGCAATGGCCAGGATTTGGGCATGCTACTGTCACAATTGGGGGGCATCTATTTTCAAAAACAGAGCTCGGACACCGCCAAAGCCTATTTTGAAGAGGCCATGGAGTATCTGGAACAAGAGCCCGTGCTTGCCCCGCAATTAAGCTTTGTGCTGCACCAGTTGGCCACCATCCACCTCAACAGTGGTGCGCTAAAAGAGGCCGAGTTACACCTTAAAAAGGCACTCTTGCTCAAACAAAAACTGGATGATCGTCGGGGAGAAGCAGCGGCATTCTTTCAATTGGGTCGCCTTGCCAAGGAGAAAGACAAGGTGGAAGAGGCGATGCGCTTAATTGGCATTAGCTACCACATTGATGTGGAGATTGGCAATCCCGATGCCCACCAAGAGCTTGAGGTCTTTAACTTTATCGCTCAGAGCATCGAGATGCCCGAATATGAGGCCGAAATGATCATGCAGGAGGCATGGGAGCTCTACAGCAAAGATCGAGGCCACAGCTTGATTGCAGAAATTTTCCCCGTACCCAAAACCATCCCCATTAAGATGATGTCCTAA
- a CDS encoding 6-phosphofructokinase: MKSGKVLIAQGGGPTAVINQSLVGAVLEAQRYAQVDRIYGAVHGVRGIVDENFMDLSMETAGNLERVAAMPSSALGSTRDKPDRAYCAEMFKVLKAHDIRSFFYCGGNDSSDTVRIVKEFADEANYEFTAMHIPKTIDNDLMANDHTPGFPSAAKFVACAFAGVNMDNRALPGVYVGVVMGRHAGFLTGAAAMARVFADDGPHLIYVPERTFDMNTFLADVKSTYDKYGRCIVAVSEGVHDAEGTPIVTKLQENVERDAHGNVQLSGTGALADLLCDEIKAKLGIKRVRGDTFGYLQRSFLGIVSEVDAREAREVGQKAVQEALRHNASGTITIKRVGNYASAYELANVKEVAALTKVMADNFITTASNDVTADFIHYLRPLLGSNPLEHAARLMAPMVEKILHK; the protein is encoded by the coding sequence ATGAAAAGCGGTAAAGTTCTCATCGCACAAGGTGGCGGTCCCACGGCGGTCATCAACCAGTCCCTGGTCGGGGCGGTGTTGGAGGCCCAACGCTATGCCCAGGTTGATCGCATCTATGGTGCGGTACACGGGGTACGGGGCATTGTTGACGAAAATTTTATGGATCTCTCCATGGAGACCGCCGGTAATTTGGAGCGGGTCGCGGCGATGCCCAGCTCTGCCCTAGGCTCCACCCGCGACAAGCCCGACCGCGCCTACTGCGCTGAGATGTTCAAAGTGCTCAAGGCCCATGACATCCGCAGCTTTTTTTATTGCGGCGGCAACGACTCTTCTGACACCGTGCGCATCGTTAAAGAGTTTGCCGATGAGGCCAACTATGAATTTACCGCCATGCACATCCCCAAAACCATTGATAATGACCTCATGGCCAATGACCACACACCGGGCTTTCCATCGGCGGCCAAATTTGTCGCCTGCGCCTTTGCCGGGGTCAACATGGATAACCGGGCCCTGCCCGGCGTCTATGTAGGGGTGGTTATGGGGCGCCATGCCGGTTTTTTAACCGGGGCTGCTGCCATGGCGCGGGTATTTGCCGATGATGGCCCTCACCTGATCTATGTCCCCGAACGCACCTTTGATATGAATACCTTCTTGGCCGACGTCAAAAGCACCTACGACAAATATGGGCGCTGTATCGTCGCGGTTTCTGAGGGTGTGCATGATGCCGAAGGCACCCCCATTGTGACCAAATTGCAAGAAAATGTGGAGCGGGATGCCCACGGCAACGTGCAGCTTTCGGGCACCGGTGCTTTGGCTGACCTGCTGTGTGACGAAATCAAGGCCAAATTGGGCATTAAGCGGGTACGCGGCGACACCTTTGGCTATCTACAGCGCAGCTTTCTGGGCATTGTTTCTGAGGTAGATGCCCGCGAAGCCCGCGAAGTGGGCCAAAAAGCGGTGCAAGAGGCTCTCCGCCACAACGCCAGCGGCACCATCACTATCAAACGGGTTGGCAACTATGCTTCGGCCTATGAGTTGGCCAATGTTAAAGAGGTCGCCGCACTCACCAAAGTGATGGCCGATAACTTTATCACCACCGCCAGCAATGACGTGACCGCCGACTTTATCCACTATCTGCGCCCGCTGCTGGGCAGCAACCCCCTGGAGCATGCCGCCCGCTTGATGGCACCCATGGTAGAAAAAATTCTGCATAAATAA
- a CDS encoding DUF3683 domain-containing protein produces MRLREIPYNYTSYSDREIVIRLLGESMWEALNRLRKQRRTGRSARMLFEILGDIWMVTRNPLIQDDLLADPTRQASMTQTLRDRIKQMRERAGKYDPTTEVHTLIDNTEEAVYRFDRWLRETSKLREDAHRRFARDLPKDNVDFSGTARVAHVTDATDWRVAYPFVVLTPDTEAEVALAVRACIDLDLIIVPRGGGTGYTGSAIPLYENTAVINMEKLIQIDPVTLRDAPGVENQVATLFCGAGAVTQHVSNVAAQSGYVFAVDPTSQSSCTIGGNIAMNAGGKKAVLWGTALDNLLSWRMVEPTGNWLEVTRLNHNLGKIHDVPEATFRVSRYGADGRTPTDEPYLITIPAHEIRKPGLGKDVTNKTLRGLPGIQKEGCDGMITSAVFVVHKMPAHTRTVALEFFGYDLSEAVPAIVEIKEYLDGGAGETRCAGLEHLDDRYIKAVGYNTKSSRQQQPKMVLISDIVGNDEEQVHAAAEHVVKLTQARNGEGFIAITPTARKRFWADRSRTAAIAAHTNAFKVNEDVVIPLDKLAEYSAGIERINIEHSIHNKLRVIATIRHYLSSGAFGKHLPKGYPASSESKGIIHTKVEAALQILDPIAHQWQRFLGNLDTPCGDMQTLLAQRPVEAYTPQEPLLNLLLRHALRISYRSEVAGPVKNLLSGELWDGVRSHLDHLHQEVRSSRLFVALHMHAGDGNIHTNIPVNSNDYQMLASAEEVVDQIMALATGLGGVISGEHGIGITKAQYISEEAREAFREYKRHMDPADRFNRGKLTQSFDLSEAYTPSLRLVQQEALILRESALGDLNDMVRNCLRCGKCKPHCSTHVPQANLLYSPRNKILAAGLMIEAFLYEEQTRRGISVRHFEEMNDLADHCTVCHKCFNPCPVNIDFGKVTMAMRGVLNNRKQRVSSLGSKLAMQFLNTNEPKTIKFMRSTVIAGGFKAQRLAHNLAKNSLHVGTDKEPLPGNSTGRPPVHTQAMHLIRRPLPEHLPPTTMRNAFNLEDGRYVPLLSDPHSRDEGRETVFYFPGCGCERLFSEVSMAVLAMLNHVKVNTVLPPTYACCGYPQASAGQEELSRKITTDNRVLFHRVANQLNYLDIKTVLVSCGTCLTQLEKYEFEAIFPGCRLMDIHEFLMEKGITLGDKGTGRNYLFHDPCHTPSKVYDAHEVVKNITQANIAHTDRCCGEAGTFAVSRPDVSTQVRFIKEASIRNSRQALALESQQPVTLLTTCPACVQGLSRYSDTTHTKTRYVVQELADLLLGADWQQQLERQVQNGWMEKILL; encoded by the coding sequence ATGCGTCTGCGCGAGATCCCTTATAACTACACCTCTTACTCTGACCGGGAAATTGTTATTCGCCTGCTAGGTGAGTCCATGTGGGAGGCGCTTAACCGACTGCGCAAACAGCGCCGCACCGGTCGCAGTGCACGTATGTTATTTGAGATCTTGGGCGATATCTGGATGGTCACGCGCAACCCCCTGATTCAGGACGATCTGCTCGCCGATCCCACGCGCCAAGCCTCCATGACCCAAACCCTACGGGATCGCATCAAACAGATGCGCGAACGGGCCGGAAAATACGACCCCACCACCGAGGTGCACACCCTGATTGATAATACCGAGGAGGCGGTCTACCGGTTTGACCGCTGGCTGCGTGAGACAAGCAAACTGCGGGAGGATGCCCACCGGCGTTTTGCCCGGGATCTACCCAAGGATAATGTGGATTTTTCTGGTACCGCCCGAGTAGCCCACGTAACCGATGCCACGGACTGGCGGGTCGCTTATCCCTTTGTTGTGCTCACACCAGATACGGAAGCCGAAGTCGCTTTAGCGGTGCGGGCCTGCATTGATTTGGATCTTATTATCGTGCCCCGAGGGGGGGGTACAGGCTATACGGGCTCTGCAATCCCCCTGTATGAAAACACCGCTGTGATCAACATGGAAAAGTTGATTCAGATCGACCCGGTGACGCTCCGAGATGCCCCCGGTGTCGAGAACCAGGTTGCCACCCTATTTTGCGGGGCTGGTGCGGTGACGCAACATGTATCCAACGTGGCTGCTCAAAGCGGCTATGTGTTTGCAGTCGACCCCACCTCGCAAAGCTCGTGCACCATCGGCGGCAATATCGCCATGAACGCAGGGGGTAAAAAGGCGGTTTTGTGGGGCACAGCCCTGGATAATCTACTCTCCTGGCGTATGGTGGAACCCACTGGCAATTGGTTGGAGGTTACACGCCTTAACCACAATCTTGGCAAGATACACGATGTGCCCGAGGCTACCTTTCGCGTCTCCCGTTATGGGGCCGATGGTAGAACACCAACAGACGAGCCCTACTTGATCACCATTCCCGCCCATGAGATCCGTAAGCCGGGGCTGGGCAAAGATGTCACCAATAAAACCTTACGGGGCTTGCCGGGCATCCAAAAAGAGGGCTGCGATGGCATGATCACCAGCGCGGTGTTTGTGGTGCATAAAATGCCCGCCCACACCCGCACGGTGGCTTTGGAATTTTTTGGTTACGACCTCTCCGAGGCGGTTCCCGCTATTGTGGAAATTAAAGAGTATCTGGACGGCGGAGCCGGTGAAACCCGCTGTGCTGGTCTGGAACATCTGGATGATCGCTATATCAAAGCGGTGGGTTACAATACCAAATCCTCCCGCCAGCAGCAGCCCAAGATGGTGCTTATCTCTGACATTGTCGGCAATGATGAAGAGCAGGTACACGCGGCAGCTGAGCATGTGGTTAAGCTAACCCAGGCCCGCAATGGCGAGGGTTTTATCGCGATCACCCCCACCGCCCGTAAACGTTTTTGGGCCGACCGTAGCCGTACCGCCGCCATTGCCGCCCACACCAACGCCTTTAAGGTTAACGAAGATGTGGTGATCCCCCTGGATAAGCTGGCAGAGTACAGTGCGGGCATTGAGCGCATCAATATTGAGCACTCCATCCACAATAAATTGCGGGTCATCGCCACCATTCGCCACTATTTAAGTTCGGGGGCATTCGGCAAGCACCTGCCCAAGGGCTATCCCGCCAGTTCAGAGAGCAAAGGGATCATTCATACCAAGGTGGAGGCTGCCCTTCAAATTTTGGACCCTATTGCCCACCAATGGCAGCGTTTTTTGGGCAACCTGGATACCCCTTGTGGTGACATGCAAACCCTGCTTGCGCAACGCCCGGTGGAAGCCTATACCCCACAGGAGCCCTTGCTCAATCTATTACTGCGCCACGCTCTCCGCATCTCCTATCGCAGTGAGGTGGCAGGGCCGGTGAAAAACCTGCTCTCTGGTGAACTATGGGACGGGGTACGCAGTCACCTAGACCATCTCCATCAAGAGGTACGCTCCAGCCGTCTATTTGTGGCGCTGCATATGCACGCTGGCGATGGGAATATTCACACCAATATCCCGGTAAACTCCAACGATTACCAAATGCTGGCCTCCGCTGAAGAGGTGGTGGACCAGATTATGGCGTTGGCGACCGGGCTGGGTGGGGTGATCTCTGGGGAGCACGGCATTGGCATCACCAAAGCCCAATATATCAGTGAAGAGGCCCGCGAGGCTTTTCGCGAATACAAACGTCACATGGACCCGGCAGACCGCTTTAACCGGGGCAAATTGACCCAAAGCTTTGACCTCTCCGAGGCCTACACCCCCTCTCTGCGTCTGGTCCAGCAAGAGGCCCTGATTCTTCGTGAGAGCGCCCTGGGTGATCTTAATGATATGGTGCGCAACTGTCTGCGTTGCGGCAAGTGCAAACCCCACTGTTCGACCCACGTGCCCCAGGCGAATCTGCTCTATTCACCGCGCAATAAGATTTTGGCCGCAGGCTTGATGATCGAGGCTTTTCTTTATGAAGAGCAGACCCGGCGCGGCATCTCCGTACGCCATTTTGAGGAGATGAACGATCTGGCGGATCACTGCACCGTATGCCATAAATGTTTTAACCCCTGCCCGGTTAATATCGACTTTGGCAAAGTCACCATGGCCATGCGCGGGGTACTGAATAACCGCAAGCAGCGGGTTAGCAGTTTGGGCAGCAAGTTGGCCATGCAGTTCCTTAATACCAACGAGCCTAAAACCATCAAGTTTATGCGCAGCACCGTGATTGCCGGGGGTTTTAAAGCCCAACGTTTGGCCCATAATTTGGCGAAAAACAGTCTGCACGTTGGCACCGATAAAGAGCCCTTGCCCGGCAACAGCACTGGCCGCCCCCCTGTGCATACACAAGCCATGCACCTTATCAGGCGACCGCTGCCGGAACATCTGCCGCCCACCACCATGCGCAACGCTTTTAACCTGGAAGATGGCCGCTATGTGCCTCTACTAAGCGACCCCCACTCTCGCGATGAAGGCCGTGAAACCGTATTTTACTTCCCGGGTTGTGGCTGCGAGCGCCTATTTAGCGAGGTCTCCATGGCAGTACTGGCCATGCTCAACCATGTTAAGGTTAACACGGTATTACCCCCCACCTATGCCTGCTGTGGTTACCCACAAGCCTCGGCTGGGCAGGAGGAGTTGAGCCGCAAAATCACCACCGATAACCGCGTGCTGTTTCACCGCGTCGCCAACCAGCTAAACTATCTGGACATCAAAACCGTGCTGGTCTCCTGTGGGACCTGTTTGACCCAGCTTGAAAAGTATGAGTTCGAGGCCATCTTTCCTGGTTGCCGGTTGATGGATATTCACGAATTTTTGATGGAAAAGGGGATCACCCTGGGGGATAAAGGGACGGGGCGCAACTATCTGTTCCATGACCCCTGCCACACCCCCTCTAAAGTGTATGATGCCCATGAGGTGGTTAAGAACATCACCCAGGCCAATATTGCCCACACCGACCGCTGCTGTGGCGAGGCAGGCACCTTTGCGGTAAGCCGTCCCGATGTATCGACCCAGGTACGTTTTATTAAGGAAGCCTCCATCCGCAACAGCCGCCAAGCCCTGGCGTTGGAGAGCCAGCAACCGGTTACCCTGTTGACCACCTGCCCGGCCTGTGTGCAAGGTTTATCCCGCTACAGCGACACCACCCACACCAAAACCCGCTATGTGGTGCAGGAGCTGGCAGATCTGCTGTTGGGGGCCGATTGGCAACAGCAGCTTGAGCGTCAGGTGCAAAATGGTTGGATGGAGAAAATCCTGCTCTAG